The segment GAAGCTGCGTTAATTTTTTTTCTTCAGGTAATTTATTTGGTCCAATTTTTTCTAATCTTTGTGCTGCTTCCGTTTTATCCAAACCATCCTCTGAAACATTCAATTTAGTTAGTACTTCTTTTATTTCTAAACTATGCCACATAACATAAATTTTATTTAAATTAACGTTGTGCCAGTCATCTCCTCTGGTTGATCAATGTTCATTATTTTCAAAATTGTTGGGGCAATATCGGCTAAAACTCCGACCGGAGACATTAAACTAAGATCTGTCCCCGGAGGACAAGCCGCGCCGACCCGATCTTTCAATTCTCGCCCGGCCAGAATAAATGGCACGGGGTTTGTGCTATGCTCTTTATCCATTTCTTCGGTTTGCAAATTAACAATTTCTTCCGCGTTGCCGTGATCCGCGGTAAGCGCGAGTACCCCACCCATGGGCAGAATGATATCTGCCAGCTGACCGATACATTTATCCACTGTCTCCACGGCCTCCACCGTTGCTTTATAATTTCCCGTATGTCCGACCATATCGGCATTCGCGAAATTCACTACAATAAAATCATATTTTCGCGACATTATCTCTTTGACTAATTTTTCGGTAATAATTTTGGCGGACATTTCCGGCTTCTCGGCATAAGAAGCGACGTGCGGCGAAGGGACAATTATCCGGTCTTCCCCGGGAAACTCCTCTTCCTTCATACCATTAAAAAAGAACGTCACGTGGGCGTATTTTTCCGTTTCGGCAATGTGGAGTTGTTTTAATCCGGCCTCGCTTAACACTTTTGCCAAACATACTTTTATTTCTTCCGGCGGAAAAATTACTTCAACCGGCAAGCCGGCTTCGTATTCCGTCATCGTGGCAAAAAATAATTTCGGGGGGAAATTATCTCTTCCAAATTTATCAAAATCGGGAATGACAAAAGTTTTAGTCATCTGCCTTGCGCGGTCGGCACGATAATTGAAAAAAATCATTGCGTCATTTTCCGAAATCGTGGCTACGGGTTTTTTTCTCTCCAAAATTACGACTGGAACAAACTCTTCATCATAAACTTTTTTCGCGTATGATTTTTTTATTGCTTCTAATGGATCAGAAAAATATTCCTCGCTTTTTCCCTCGGCAATAGCGCGGTAAGCTTTTTCCGTCCTATCCCAACGATTATCGCGATCCATCGCATAAAAACGTCCAGAAATTGTAGCAATTTTTCCCACGCCGCACTCTTTTATTTTTCCCTGCAATTTTTCAATAAAATCCAACCCGCTATTGTAAATTGTATCCCGCCCATCCAAAAAACAATGGATAAAAACATTTTTTATTTTTTGTTCTTTGGCAAATTTTAGTAATGCGTAAAGGTGTTCAATTGTCGTATGGACACGACCATTGCTCACGAGACCCATCAAGTGAAGACTCGATTTATTTTTTTTAACATGAGCGGCGGCGTCACGCAAAACCTTATTGCGGAAAAAAGAACAATCGCTAATTGCCTTATTGATTCGGGGAAGTGTCTGATAAAAAATTCTCCCAGTCCCGATATTTAAATGTCCAACTTCCGAAGTTCCCATCTCTCCCCAAGAAAGGCCAACTTCTTCTCCTGATGCCCGAAGCGTCATCGCGGGATACGTGGCGATTAATTTATCAATATTTGGCGTTTCTGCTCCGGCAACGGCATTACCCTTTCCTTCCGGGGCAATCCCCCACCCGTCTAAAATAGCAAGCATTACTGGTTTTGGACGCATATCAAAATTAAAAAATAAATTAATTTATAAAAGCAGACTTTTTTTTGTCATTTCTCTCGGGGTTGTTACATCCATTATATCAAGAACGGTCGGCGCGACATTTGCCAAAACTCCTTTTGGTAAAACCTTTCTCCTTAAATTTTTAAAACTAGGCCCAACCACAATAAAAGGCACCGGATTTACAGAATGTTCAGTATCAACTTCTCCACTTTTTAAGTTTACCATTTCCTCAACATTCCCGTGATCAGCAGTAACAATCGTTGTTCCTTCTTTTCTCCAAACACCCCGGATAATTTTACCAACACATTTATCAACCGTCTGCACCGCCCGAATTCCAGCGAACAAATTTCCCGTGTGGCCAATCATGTCGGGATTACAAAAATTCACCACTATAAAATCATATTGTCCGCTGTCAATGTGCCTCCTAACTTCTGTGACTACTTTTTCCGCGTTCATTTCCGGCCTATCTTCGTAATGCGGTGTTGCAAGCGACGGGATTCTGATGCGTTCTTCGCCGTAAAGCGCGTCAGCGTTACCGCCATTAAAAAAATACGTGACGTGCGCATATTTTTCTGCTTCAGCAATGTAAATTTGTTTTTTATCGCGAAGAACCGCCGGTAGGGCGCTTAAAATATTACGAGACGGATAAGCTGTCAAAAGATAAGGAAGATCCGGACCAAAGTCCGTCATCGCCGCGAAAATAATATTTTTAGGAATTTTTTTTCTTTTGAACGAACCTGGATTTTTCCCCGTAAAATCTTTTTGCACAAAGGTTTTTGTGATTTCTCTCGCTCTGTCTGAACGTAAATTAAAGAAAATTATCACATCATTATCACCTATTGTCGCGACGGGCTTATGATCATTTGTAATAACCGTAGGTATAATAAATTCATCTGTCTCGCCGCGATTGTATGCGGAAGAAATCGCCGCTTCGGCCGATTCCGCCGTCGCTCCCTCGCCCGCGACCATTGCGTTGTAAGCCGCTTCAATTCTCGGCCATCGCTTAATGCGATCCATGGCATAAAAACGCCCCATAATTGATGCGATCTTTTCGCCATTATGAAAATGCGTTTTTAATTTTGGCAACAATCTGATCGCGGCGAAACGCGAAGAATCGCGGCCATCGGTAAAAAGATGCAAGAAAACTTTTTTTATTTCGTGCCGACTCAATAAATCTAACACAGCGTAAAGATGACCTGGGGAAGAATGAGCGCTCTCGCCATTTGATAATAAGCCCATTACGTGAACTTTACTCTGATACTTTTCTGCATATTTTATGGCTTCAAGGAAAGCGGTATTTTTAAAGAATGTCCCATCTTTAATACTTTCATTAATATAAACCGCATCTTGCTTAACAACCCAACCGGCAGACAAGTTCATATGGCCCGCCTCCGAGTTTCCCTCCTGATTGTGAGGCAATCCAACATTTTTTCCGTGCGCCAAAAGAAGGGTGTGGGGAAATTCTTTCCAAAGCGCTGACATGGTCGGCGTCTTGGCCAACGTCACGGCATTGCCAGGGCCTGGCGGCGCGATTCCCCAACCATCGAGAATAACTAAAACGATTGGCTTTTTATTATTTTTAGCCATAAATTAAATCTTAAATCTGGAACTTTAACTTTCTGGAACTTTAACTTTTCAATCTATTTTATCTCGTAACTCACAGTCACATTCACGACAATATCCATGCTGCCGCTTTCTACGGTAGGCGCAACTGCTTCTTCACCCCCTCCGCCATAACCAAGTGCGTCAAATGATTTATACGCCGAATATGGAGTTGACGTGTATTCGCTAAAAGATACTATTTTTCCAAGATCCACGCCAGCCACGCGCGCCAAGGCGTCTGCTTTTTCTTTCGCGTTTTCTAAAGCCTTCACTCTCGCTTCTTGCCGCAAAGCTTCAGGGTCATCAATATTGAAAGATAAGCCGCTCACTTGATTCGCGCCATTTTCACCAGCTGCCGCCAAAATGTCTCCAATTTTTGTCAAATTTCTAATTTTTACCGTAACGCCCTGGCTCACTTGGTAACCTCGTAAAATCTGTTTTCCGTTCGGCCAATCATACTGAGGATAAATATTGTAATAACTTGTTTGGATATCTTTACTCTCCACTCCTAAATTTTTTAAATTCGTGATAAGCCTGTTCATTTTATCAGTATTTTCTTTTTGGGCACTCTTCACGTCAGGTTTTTCGGTCTGCAGCCCCACGCTAATCGTAGCAATATCCGGGATGCCGGTAACTTTCCCTTCGCCGGAAATGGCAATTGTGTCTCGCTCCGCCGTCGGTTTACCGATGTATTGGTAGCTCTTTAGATTGTTCGCGACGAGCGTCCCTAAAAATACCAAAAATCCGAGTATCACGAGCGAGACAAACACCGCGAAAACTTTGTTGTTTTTCCACGATGGCCAACAACAATTTTCCATATTTTTGACAAACGACAGACAGCTCGCGACGAACAATAAAGTGTTGGTCGTTAGTTGTTAGTCGTAAGTTGTTAATTATTTTAATAATGGTTTAACTCCGGGCAAAATTTTCCCCTCCAGGAATTCCAACATCGCTCCCCCGCCAGTGGAAACATGATCAATATATTCGGACATACCGGTTTTTTCTATTGCTTCAATTGTTTCCCCTCCACCCACGACACCAAAAACTTTTCCCTTAGATCGCGCCGCAATAAGCCGTCCGAGCGCAACCGACCCATGACTATATTTTGAAATTTCAAAATACCCCATTGGCCCGTTCCAAACAATAGTTTGCGCTTTTCTGATAATTTCAGAATATTTTTTAATAGTTTCCGGACCGATGTCTAAAAGCGCATAAGGTTTTTTACAAAGTACTGTTTTATTTTTCAGCACACCAGCCACTCGCGCTTTCTTCCCTTTAAAATCCCCTACTACAAAATCTACGGGCAAAATAATCTTTTTGTTCTTCAAAAGTTTTTTTGCCGTTTTTAATTCTTTTGCCTCATACACCGAGGCGCCGATGCCATAGCCCTTTGCGGCAAAAAAATTATTAACCAGCGCTCCGCCCAAAAGAAGCGAGTTAACTTTTTTCAATAAATTTTCTATTACGGAAATTTTTGTGGAAATTTTTGCTCCGCCAATTAAGGCGACAAACGGTTTTGACGGCTTCCCGACCAGACTACTTAAAACGCTGATTTCTTTCTTCATTAAAAGTCCCGCATAGCTCGGCAAAAATTTTGGGACGCCAACAATAGAAGCGTGCGCCCGATGTGCCGCGGCAAAAGCGTCATTTACGTAAAGATCTGCCAAACTCGCGAGTCCCGCGGCAAATTTTTTATCATTTTTTTCCTCGCCTGGATGAAAGCGCAAATTTTCTAGCATCATCACTTCACCGGTCTTCATCGCGTCAATTTTTTTCAATCCTTTTTTACCAACCCAGTCGGTAGGCACTCTCCCTTTCATTAATAAAAATTTTCCGAGCACAACGCCAATCGGCTTCAAACTTAAATTATTCTTCACTTTCCCGCCCGGATCCCCCAAATGGCTCATCAATATTACCTTAGCTCCTTGCCCTAAAAGATATTTTATTGTTGGCAAAGCCGCCCTGATTCTCGTATCATCGGCCACAACAATTTTTGTCCCGGATTTTTTAAGCGGAACATTAAAATCAACTCGGACGAGCACCCGCTTGCCTTTTAGACTTTTGATTTGGTCAATCGTTTTTAATCTCATAATATTTGATAAAAACAACCAATTACTTAATTACTACCAATTACTTAATTACAACGAGGTAATTAGGTAATTGCTATTTTATTATTTTGCTATTTATCCCCCTCAATTTCTTCAAGTTCCCACGTGTCGGCTTTTATTTTTTTTACCACCACCTCTGCGTTTTCCGCTTTTGTCCCACGCGCGAGCGTGCCGACGTTAAATTTCAAATTCTCCGGATTTATTTCCGAACCATGTTCAATCACGCTGCCAAGGCCAATGACAATTTTTGTCACCTTCTTCAATTTATTTTTCTCGGCATGATCCAAAACTAATTTTAAAATTCTATCTGCTTCATGTAAGTCGTGCATACAATAAATTACGTATTAATAAATTTAAAGTAACAATTTAATGCGTCGCGCAAGTCATGCAAGGATCATAAGCGCGGACCATCATATTTATTTTCCATCTTCTGTCTCGTTCATCTTTAATGTCTGCCTCATTCAAATATTTTTCTAAATCATTTTCCAAATTGTCCAAAAACTGCGCTGTTGGCGTGACAATATTGCAAGCGCGAACAATGCCGTATTTATCAATTTTATAATAATGATAAAGCGTGCCTCGCGGCGCCTCGGTCGCGGCCAAACCTTCAGAATTTTTTAAAGTATGTTTCACCATTAAAATTCTTGATTTCTCACGCAAATATTCTTTAAGTAGTTTTCTAACTTCTTCAACGCAATGGACGAGTTCCACGGCCTGCGCGTAAATATTATGGAAAGTGTTGTAAGTCAAAATTTTTCCTGATGGCTTGTCAAAAAAAGTTAAAAATTTTTTTGCTTCGGGATTCAAATAGCGATGGCTCAAATTCAATCGCGCAATCGCGCCAGGCATAAAACTTTTTCCAAGATGGCGCGCGCGTTTTGTCGGATCACCGCTTGTTTGCTTCTCCACAATTTCTTTATAAAATTTTTTCACCGGACGGGACGATTGCACAGTTGATCCAATTATCCCATCATAAAACGGATATTCCCGCGGCGCGACAAGCCCAGTGTATTCCGTTTTCCTCTCATATTTTGGATAGTCAAGCGCCCGAAAAAATTTTGCCGCGCCAATCGCCGCTTCAAGTACCGACTCGGTTTCGTCAATTAATCCTCTAATAATTTTATCATCAAGCACTCTTCTAAATCCGCCGATCTCCGTCACAATCAAATGCATATCCCGGCCGCCGACCACATCTTTAATTTTATTCCCAAAATCTCGAATTAAAATAATTTTTTGGGCGAGGTTTGGATATTTTTTTATTAAATCAACATCGCTTTCATATTTAAAAAAATCCCCGAGCGATAAAAAGAAAAGATGCGCCGCGTGGCTTTGAATCGGCTCGGCAAGGACCAAAACTTTTCGGAGCCGCTCAATCTGCGGATTAATTTTCACGCCAAGAGCGTTTTCAATCGCTTTAATGCTTGTGATATTATGCGCCACCGAACATATTCCACAAATGCGCGAAGTAACAATCGGCGTCTCAATATAATTTCGATTTAAAATTATTGATTCAATCAATCGCGCGCCAATCGTAACTTTCATTTTAGCGTTTTTAATGTCGCCAGCGAGCATGTCGGCAAAAAAACTGGCGTGACCTTCAATTTTCGCGAGATGGCTTATTTTTATTTTCATATTTTCTTATATTTACTGATTAGACAATTATATCAAAAAATTAAAATTAAAACAAAGCCCCCGAGTGATGCCCGGAGTGACACGCTTTAGCGTGTTACTTACCGAAATAACAGCCTAAAGGCTGTCAGTCCGATTTATTAAAAATAAAAAAATGCCCCGTTCCATTTCTTCGGCTTTGTGAAAGCTTCAGATTTGAAACGGGGCCAAGAGACCGAAAGTCCAAGGATCCGAGTGACCCGGCCTTTTTGAAGGGCCGAGTTACCCAGGATCCAAGGACCCTACTTGCGACGGAGCACCCGGAAGCCGCCGCCCCAGTCGTAGCCGAGCCAGCGCCAGTCCTGGCACCAGCCGTCGTCGTGCCAGCGGACGCACGCCACGAGCCCGCGGTCGACCGGGAACCGCCAGTCCGGGAAGACGAAGACGACCTTGCCGCGGAGAGCGGCAGGGACCTCGTCCTGGTGGGCGAGGAGGAACTCGCAGTCCTCCTTGCCGAGGTTGGCGCCGAGCCTCTCGGCGCGGGCGACCATCACGCGGCCGACCACCGAGGTCTCGCCCTCCCAGAGGAAGGAGAGGATCTCGTAGGTGCGGCCGCCGATGGTCATCTCGGTGGGGAGGGAGGACTTGACGAGCGTCTCGGCGAACTCCCGCACCGCCTCGGTGTTGTCCGAGGAGACGAGTGCCGAGAACAGTTCGTCGCCGATCTCGCGCTGCAGATGGGCCGTAGAACGCAGAGTATCCATTGCCGTTTCCTTTTGCCTCCTCTTTCGAGAAAGCGCACTCCTCGCCGACCTGGCAAAGAGGAAGCGCCGGTTTCCCAGCCTTCTTTCCAAATTTTATTATTCTTCGAGCGGAACGGAGCGAAGTCGAGAAGCGGTTCTCGACACCCCGCCGAATTGGCGGGTTGCTCGAACAATAAAATAGAGAAAGAAAACCGGGAAATTAACCAAAATTTCGCTTAAAAAGAACTATTTACTAACAATTAAATATACCATATTTTAATGGTTTTGTCAACCCCATTTTTCTATGTCATTCCCGCGAAAGCGAGAATCCAGATTACTGGATCCCCGGGTCAAGCCCGAGGATGACAAAATAAAAACCCGACTTTCGTCGGGACTCCGCCTTTAAAATCAAATAAAAAAATTATTTTTCAATTCTCAAAAAATCATCCTCCGCGCCATAGGTTTGCATAATTTCCCGGAGATATTTTTTTCCGACTAATTTCTGAATATTTTTCAAATGTTTTTTAATTTGCGGTCCGGCTCCGGGAAGCGGTCCGCGGCAACCATAACAAAATCTTTTACTGCGCAAACATATTGCTTTGCATCCGCCAAGAGTGATCGGCCCCATGCATGGCTCCCCTTTTTGCAAAAGACACTCATAACCTTGAGCCTGACACTCGAAGCACACCGGTCTTTGAGGAATTCTTGGCTCCCGTCCAAAAATAATATCTGAAATAACTCGATAAAATTCATCTTGATCAATCGGGCAGCCTGGAACAGTGTAATCAACTTTTACCACCTTAGAGAGCGGCACAACTCTGGAATTTTGAATGCGCTGATATTTTGGATAGACGTATTTGACCTTTTCGTTTTTCAATTGCTCTGAATAATTTTTTATCTCCTGAACTCCGCCCAAATGAGCGCAACTGCCGATGGCCACCAAAATTTTTGATTTTTTTCTCAACTCCTTTAAATATTTTATGTCTTCCTTGGTAAGCGGCGTCCCTTCAATCACGGCCACGTCATAACTCGGACGCTCCCGTTTTTCTTCCGCCCAAGAAAAATTTCCCAAATCAAAAACCTGAAAAAGATCCAATAATCTTTTTCCCAAATTTAGGATTTCCACCTGGCAACCCTCACAACAAGTCATACTGGCAATGGCAAGTGTCGGCTTCGGCATATGTTTCATTATAGCACTTTTTAAAGGGTATGAAAAACTGTATAATTTAATCAGGATTATGGCCTGAGCCTGTCGAAGGCCAACTTATCAATAGCACCCCCTTCGACTTCGCTACGCTTCGCTCAGGGAATAAATGGATATATATGATATTCAAAAATCGCGTGGAAGCTGGCCAAAAATTAGCCGAAACGCTCAAAAAATTTAAAGACGCCCAAGGCACGCTTATTTTAGCGCTTCCCCGCGGCGGGGTTGTTGTCGGTTTTGAAGTAGCAAAAACCTTAAGCTTGCCGATGGATATTATTGTCCCGCGAAAAATCGGCGCCCCGGGAAATCCGGAATTTGCCATTGGCGCGATTACCGAACAGGGCGTTGGAATTTTTGACGAGATGGTAATTGGCACTTACGGAATAACCGAATCGTATTTACAAAATGAAATAAAAAAAGAAAAAGCCGAGGCGGAACGGCGGTTGAAATTATACCGCGGGACTCGTCCGCCACTAGATTTAAAAAATAAAACGGTCATTATTGTTGATGACGGATTAGCAACCGGAATGACAATGCGCGCGGCCATTAAGACGGCCAAAAAACTCAGAGCGGAAAAGATTATTGTCGCAATCCCCGTTACCTCGCCCGAAGCGGCAGAATTAGTTAAAAAAGAAGTTGATGAAATAATTTATCTTGAAGCTCCGGCATTTTTCGGCGCTGTTGGATCTTTTTACGAAGAATTCGGACAAACAACAGATGAGGAAGTAATAGATTTGTTAAAAAAATCGGAAAATTTTTAAAAATAAAAAACCACCTCGCCATATCAGTCGTTCAGGCTCGCGCAATGACAAAAAAACAAAACTCCGCCAACCAGCGGAGTTTTAAAATCTATTTTATTAAATTTATAAATACTTTAACGTCCTCCCAGTCCAATATTCAAGCCGTTGCGCCGTTTCCCTTGAAATAATTTCGACCGCTCTACCCCAATGGTAAGAAACCGTATCCCCAGCTTTAACTCGCGGAAGAATCAACGGGTCGCGTTTTATTTCTATCAATTTTTCCTTGCCGATTTTTGGTAAATATTTACCCCGTAATTTTATAAGCGTTTTTGCGCGTATAACAAGCGCGTCACCCTTAATCAACTTTACTTTTCCCCACCCGATACGGCAAAGTTCTTGGCCAATCGTACCGCGTTCTACCCTGCCGGTAATGCTACCAACCACAAAAACGTGAAAGCTATGGTGCGGCCTATGCCTTTTATGAACCCGCGAAGCAATCTTCTCGGCCGCGGCAGCAGTCATTCGTCCTTGATTAGCAAAACTGCGTACAAGATCAGCTAAATCCTTAGAGCTAACATTTTCTAATAAATTATTTCCAATCCAATAAGCATCAAATACTCGCGGATCAAACCAATCGGCGATTTTATTGCTCTCGGCGATAAGTTTAAGATAGGGAGCTAGGGCAATAAATTCTCGAAGAATTTTTTTTAGCTGTGCGTCACTGACTTTATCTGTCGTCAAATATCGATAAAGTTTCCCCTTCCCTGCTCCCTGCGGCCCGCAAAGACCAAGCTCGTGTGGATGCAGGGAATATTTAACTCCCCTTTTAAGATATTTTTTCATTTTTTAACCCCTCTATTTTTTATTTTTGAAGGCTCACGAAATAATGCCAAAAATTCCTTTGCTTCTGCTTCGGAAATTTTTTTAATCCCCACATCTCCCTGTACCAATATCCACTCTCCCTTCTTTGTCCCCGATAAAAGCGACGTATCAACATTAAAAACCTTGCCACCATTTTTTATGGTGGCCTTATTTTTAGAAATTTTTTCAATTTTACAGGGGATCCCAAAGCACATAAAAAATCTCAAACCTTAAAACTCAAAACTTTTTCTTTTTTAAATTTTGACATCAAATCTACGACGACAATCACCCCCAAAAATATTATCAAGCTACCAAAGAAAATTTGCCAATCAAAAATTCCTTTCTGCGCCATTTCAAGTAAACTCGTTATCGGCGCGCCAAGCGCGAGAACGCAGGCCGCCGAAGAAACCGGGATATATTTTAAACCGGCATACCAGGTTAAAACATAGCCCAAGAGGAAAATCGCCGTTATCCAGACCCAACTTAACTCTGCCACGCTCATACTTCCGAGCAGTTTCATCTGCCCGGTCGCCGTCCAAAAAATAAAAATAAATAAAAATCCAAAAAACATTCTGCCCCAAGCAACAATTTTTGGAGAAATATTCTCCAATGCTTTTTTAGAAATAATTTGTTCTGCCGCCCAAAATAACGTAGCAACTAAAACTAAAAACTCACCATACCCGAATTGTAATCCATTAAAAATTTTCAAAAGAAATATGTTGCCCAAAAGAAGCAATGAAGCACCAATCACTAAATTTTTACTTACTTTTTCTTTCAAAACTAACACCGCTAAAACAATTACATAAATAAATAAAGTTTTATGGATAAAAGATGTACTCGCCCCGCTTGTCGCGGCCAATCCCTTAAAAAAAAGTAAAAACGGAATACTGCCGCCAACCAAACCGATTAAAACCAACACCCCCCATTCTTTAATTTTCAATTTTGCCAACAACTTCCATTCCTTAAACCAAAAAATTAAGCACAACAAAATTACGGCCACAACTATATTTTTCAAGCCGGTGAAAATATCTGAATTAATAACTTTAACACCGAATTGATTTATAAAAATAGAAACGCCGGAAATTATTGCTGTTCCTAAAACTAACAAATATCCCTTCTTCTTATTAATGTTCATAATAGTTGTTTAATATTAAATCGCGCCTTTGATATCCTTCAACTCCGCCCAGGAAAAAACCGGACCGTCTTGGCAGACGAAAAAACTGCCGACGGCGCAATGGTTGCAGACGCCAACGCCGCAATGCATCCGCCGTTCAAGCGAAAGAAAAATATCACTATCTAAAAAAGCTGATTCTTTTAATTTTTTGATAACAAATTTATACATCACTGGCGGACCGCAGAGAAATGCGACTGGATTTTCGGCAAGAGGCTCCTTTTCAAACAAAACCGTAACCAATCCCTGGATTACCGGGCAAGATAATTTAAATTTATCCGTGGGTTTATCAAGACATAAATGAAAATCAATATCATTTTTCATCCACAGATCATATTCATTGCGGAAAAGTAGATCATCTTCAGTTCTCGCTCCGTAGAAAATTTGGACTTTTTTATATT is part of the Patescibacteria group bacterium genome and harbors:
- a CDS encoding FAD/NAD(P)-binding protein, giving the protein MKNQYETQSVKILKIEDEGSNSKLFTLVAPRGFMVRSGQFVEISLPGYGEAPFCLCSDASLKNKFQVCARNVGMVTEAMHALKVGDKVGVRGPYGRPFPLELAKQRNLLIVVGGLGLETVRTAIFEIVKNRNQYKKVQIFYGARTEDDLLFRNEYDLWMKNDIDFHLCLDKPTDKFKLSCPVIQGLVTVLFEKEPLAENPVAFLCGPPVMYKFVIKKLKESAFLDSDIFLSLERRMHCGVGVCNHCAVGSFFVCQDGPVFSWAELKDIKGAI